The sequence CGACGGAGCGGTTTTCATCCCGATCACGAACGGCAGCGTCACGGTCGTGGCGCCGAAAAATCTGCAAGGCATCACATTTAAACAAACGCAATTCGAACTTCCGTTCGAGAACATGTATTTCGAATAGATCGACAAATAAAGAGGGGAGCCGACCCCTTTTTATTTTTGCGGATGGAGGATAGCGATGAGCTTTTATAGGTTCAAAAGGGTTCTTCTTTCGATTCCGTTGTTCTTGGCGGCTTCGTTCTTCACGTTCATTCTCATCCACTTATCGCCCATGGACCCGGTCGAAGTCGTATTGCATGCGCAAGGCGTGCCGAAGATTACGGCAGAGTTGATCGCCCAAACCAAGGCGGAGCTCGGCATGGACCGCCCTTTCTTCGTTCGATACGTCAGCTGGTTCGTCTCCTGCCTGCAGCTTGATTTCGGAAATTCTTATGTGACGGGAAAGCCGGTGTGGTCGTTGTTGGGGCCGGCACTTCTGAACACGTTGAAGCTGACGCTCGTTTCGCTCGTTGCGATCATTGCGTTGTCCATCGGACTTGGGGTTGCCAGCGCTTGGAGGGAAGGGAGATTCGTCGACCGGTCGGTGAGAAGCGCGTCTTTCGTTCTAACCTCGATGCCGACGTACTGGTTAGGAGCGCTAATGATTTGGTTTTTCTCCGTAAAGCTTGATTTGCTGCCGACCAGCGGGATGGACTCGTTCAATAGCTACCTGTTGCCGGTCGTCTTGATCACGGTCAACTATGCAGGCATTTACTTCAGGATCGTTCGTAGTTCCGTGCTGAGCAATATGAACGAAGATTATGTCTTATACTGCAGGGCATGCGGGTTGCCGGAGAAAACCGTCATGATGCATGTCATAAGGAATTCGCTGCAAGTAGCCGTTTCGGTTTTTTGCATGGCGGTCCCGATCATTCTCGGAAGTACGGTCGTAGTCGAAAACCTGTTTGCGTGGCCGGGGCTAGGAACGCTTAGCGTGAACTCGATCCTCGCCAGGGATTTTCCGATCATCCAAGCGTATGTTCTCGTCTTGGCGGCAGCCTTCGTCCTGTTCAACACGGTTTCCGACATTTTGAACGCGGCTCTCGATCCTAAATTAAGGAATGATCTGTAGATGGCACTCTTAAGAAACGTACTAAGAGATCGTCTAGCTTCGATGTCTTTCAGTGTACTTGGCGCGGTTATGATCCTAGGGATTTTAGCTCCGGTTTTCGCGCCGCACGATCCCTACGAAGTGCATATGGAGCTTCGCTACGCATCGGCTTCATGGGAGTATTGGCTAGGGAACGACCACTTGGGGCGGTGCATCTTATCCCGGATGATCTACGGTATTCGCCCCAGCGTGTTATGGGTATTCGCTGCGCTTGTCTTGTCCGTCGGGCTTGGAGCCGCCCTGGGTTTTCTTGCGGGATATTTCAAAGGAACGACGGATGCCGTTTTGATGCGAATTTGTGATGTAATGCTTTCGTTCCCCGGCTATGTTATGACCCTGGCCCTTATCGGCATATTGGGCGTAGGCCTCGAGAATATTTTAATTGCGTTTCTAATACTCAAATGGGCTTGGTTTACACGGATTATCCGCACTTCCGTCATGCAGCATGCCGAAGCGAACTACGTTACATTCGCTAAAATCGCTGGGGTTAGCGATGCCAAAATTATGTTGAGGCATCTTGTTCCGGTGACGCTTCCCGATATCGCGGTCATCGCTAGCAGTTCTTTCGGTACGATGGTACTTCAAATTTCGGGGTTCTCTTTCCTAGGTTTAGGTATCCAAGCTCCGAATGCGGAGTGGGGGATGATGTTAAACGAGGCCAGAGCGGTTATGTTCTCAAAGCCTGAATTTATGTTTGTGCCCGGATTCGCGATCATCGTTGTCGTATGCTTCACCAACTTCTTGTCCGATGCGCTTCAAGTTGCGTTAGATCCCAAGTTAATGGCTGCGAAACGGAAACCTCGAGGATGGTTTTCAGTTCAAGTCGGGAAGTTGGAAAGAAGAGAGGGGGCATAGGTTACATTGAATATTTTGGAAATCGAGAATCTTACGGTTTGGGAACGAAGCACCGGGAAGGTGATCATTCCGGGGAATTCATTTGCAGTAAAACAAGGAAGCTGTTTAGCGATCGTCGGGGAAAGCGGGAGCGGGAAGTCCGCAACCTGCAGGGCGATCATGAGATTGAACAAACCGGGACTCGTTCAGGCGGGGGACATCTACTTCAAAGGAGAGAACCTCGCCGCGCTCCCGGAGAAAGAAATGAGGAAGAAGAGGGGGAAACGGCTTTGCATGATTTTACAACATGGAATGCGCGCTTTCGACCCTTCATGCGTCGTAGGCGTCCATCTCAAGGAAACGCTCGCCGAACATTTCGACTGGAGCCGCAGCGACATCGTGGAAAACATGAAGCATGCGATGGAAACCGTCATGCTGAAACATCCGCTGGACATCATGAATTCTTATCCGCATCAACTGTCGGGAGGCATGCTTCAACGGGTCATGATCGCACTGGCCATCGTCCTGGAGCCTGACGTCGTCATCGCCGACGAACCGACGACGGCCCTCGATACGGTGTCTCAGTTCGAAGTCGTGGAACAGTTTATCCGGTTACGGGAACGGCTCGGGAACGCGATGATATTCATTTCGCACGATCTAGGCGTCGTTCGAAAGCTCGCCGACGAAGTGTTGGTAATGAAGGGCGGAAGCATCGTCGAGCAGGGGACGAGCGAGGCAATCTTCAGGAACGCAAGACATGAGTACACTCGCTACTTAGTGTCTACAAAGCTGGCGTTGCAGCAACATTTTCAGCGACTTATGGGGGTGTAGACGGTGCTGAGCGTTGATCGCGTCAGTAAATGGTATCGCGTAGGCGGGCTGTTTTCGCAAGAACGAAAGCAGGTGCTTCACGATATCTGTTTCGAGTGGAAGCCTGGGGAATGTTTAGCCGTCATCGGAGAGAGCGGAAGCGGGAAGTCCACGTTAGGTCGGTTGCTCTTGGGGATTGAGAAGCCGGATCGAGGAACGGTTCGATTCAATGGGAAAAGCGTAAGCGATCGGAAGACGAGAATCGGGAACGTCAGCGCCGTATTTCAAGACTACACTTCTTCCATGAATCCATATTACACCGTTGAGAAAGCGCTCCTCGAGCCATTGTCGATGCAACGGCGGGAACGATCGGACATGCAACGTAAAATCGATTCCCTTCTGTGCCAAGTCGGGTTAAACCCTTCCTACCGGGACAAGTATCCGCATGAGCTGTCGGGAGGGGAGGCGCAGCGGGTGTGCATTGCGAGAGCCGTTGCCGCCGAACCGAGTTGCATCGTATTCGATGAAGCCGTCAGCTCGCTGGATGGATCCGTACAAATTCAAGTGTTAGAACTGCTAAACGATTTAAAGAATAGCTTTGGGATGGGGTTTATCTTTATCACTCACGATATCGAGGCGGCTGCTTACTTATGCGACCGAGCGATGTTCCTTCGCAGCGGACGCGTGGAAGAGATCGTTAGCGTGAAAGAGCTGAAGAATGTCCAATCCTCGTATGCAAAAAAACTGTTGCAGATGATGATTACGTAACGATGACGGAAGGAGCCTCAAGGGTGAAAGGAGCACTATCTTGGCCTTTTTTGCGGTTATACGTATTGACCCTCTTGTACTTCAGCGCGAATGCGATTCTGAACGTTATGATCCCGTTAAAGGGCGAGTCTCTGGGCGCTAACAATACAGCGATCGGCGTTATTATGGGCGCGTATTTGTTCACAACGATGTTTTTTCGGCCGTCGGCAGGGCGCTGGATCCAAAAGTACGGACCGATGAAAGTACTGCGTACGATATTGCTAATTAACGCCTTCGCCTTAATGTTATACAGCTTTACCGGATTAGAGGGGTACTTCGCGGCTCGAGTTCTCCAAGGAATTTGCACGGCTTTTTTCTCGATGGCGCTGCAGTTGGGCATTATCGACGCTTTACCGGACAAAGATCGATCTCAAGGGATCTCCATGTATTCTTTATGTTCTTACTTGCCTGGAATATTCGGTCCGTTGTTGGCGCTAGGCATGTGGCAAAATGGGGGCCCATATGGATTTTCTCTTGCGATGGTTGCGATCGCTGTCGGAACCGGCGTAGTCGGGTTCACCGCGAAAATGGACGGGAACAAGTCGGAAGCGAGAGCGGTTCCGGCGGGGCAGGTACCAATGTCGGTGGCGAAGTCTTTCGGCGAATTGTTCAAAAACCCGCACTTGTTCCGATGCAGCGTCCTGATGTTGACGGCCTCCGTCGTATTCGGCGCGGTGACGACCTTCGTTCCTTTGTACGCGGAGCAGGTGAAGCACGGAAGCGCAGGCGTCTATCTAATGATTCAAGCGGGAGTCATTGTTTTGTCCCGTTTCTTCCTAAGGAAGAAGATCCCTTCCGACGGGAAGTGGCATTCCCGCTACGTCATGGGGGTGATGCTTCTACTGACCCTAGCGGCGCAAAGCGTAAGCTATTCGGCTGCGGCGGGCGTCGCCTTCTTCTATGCGGGGGCTACGCTCATGGGGGTTGCTCAAGCGCTTCTTTATCCGACGCTGACCACATATTTATCTTTTGTTTTGCCGCAGGCCAGCCGCAACGTCTTGATCGGGTTATTCATCGCTACGGCGGATTTGGGCGTTTCGATGGGGGCGATCCTTATGGGTCCGATTGCCGACCTCAGTTCGTATTCGTTTATGTACACTGTATGCGCCATTCTCGGCGTGTCGGTGATCGGGTTCGCCTACATGCGTAACGACATGTAGTTTTATGCAACTATTGACCCGATGAAACTCATGGAAACGACGTTGGTGTCGAACTCGGAAATTATGGAATATGTTATAAATCATCGGAGGGATTACCCTTGAGAGTCATCGTTACTTTGGCATGTACGGAATGTGGCGATCGGAATTACACGACGTCGAAGAACAAGAGGACGCACCCGGGGCGCTTGGAAATGAGAAAGTACAGTCCGCGTTTGAAAAAATATACGATCCATCGCGAAACGCGGTAAAAATCAAAAACTAGGAGCATTCGAATCCCGAATATGGACCGAATGCTCTTCTTTTATTAAGTAGTAATACGGGAGGTAGCGGTTATGACATCTCATCATCCGTTGTCCGGCGACGAGTTGACGATCAGCCGACATGCGGCTCGCCTCTGGCTTCGGAGGGAGGAGGAATTGCTTCCGTCGCTGCAGTATATAAGGAGCATTAACGTAATCACCGAGTTTTCTTGCGCTGGGGTAAGCCTTAAGGATGACCCGGAGGATCACTCTTTGTACGCCTATGTTTACAATCATCCATTCGAATGAAACGCGGCGATTTCTTGAGTACCCGATGGATCGAATGCGACACCGAATTCTTATAACATATGAACCCGAACGCAATCGGTACGACCTGTCTTCGTTTTTCATTGCGCACAACCGATCCTTCTGCTTCTTGCTTGCGCGATACGCTCGACAGTACGCGCTTGAATCAGCGGAATCAAGAATGACACGATTTACGCTCCACCTTATCCTACATATGGGTTATAATGGGGGCGTTGGTCACCATATACGAGGGCGGGATCGATAATGAATCTGGCAGGGATCGATAAAGATTGGGTCGTCGAGAAGATCGAATTCGCAAAGCTTCATGGGGAACGGGCGCGCAGCGCCGGGGCGAACGCCAGACTAGGCGTTCACGGCAAAGCCTGCGAAGTGAGTCTCGTTCGAATTACGATCGACGGTAAGACGGCGTATGGCGCCTCGCATATCACGAAAGAACAGGCGGAGAAGTGGAAAGGGAGGAACGTTCGCGGCTTCTTCGGCGAGAACGGGAACATCCTTGAGCCTTATCGAATCGGTCTCGAATATCCGCTATTGGATTGGTTAGGACGCAGGTGGAATCAACCGGTGTACGAGCTGGTCCAGGGAACAAGCAGTCCGTCCCCTGGCGGGTTTGCCGTTCCATGTTACGACACTTCTCTCTACTTCGACGATTTGCATCTTACCGACGACAAGGATGCGGTAAAGCTCATTCAAGAAGAAGCCAAACAAGGATACGCGAAGGGTCATCGTCATTTCAAAATCAAAGTCGGCCGCGGCGGGATGCATATGCCGCTGACGGAGGGGACGAGACGGGATATCGCGATCGTGGAGGGCGTCAGGGAAGTCGCCGGCCCGGACGGCAAACTGATGATCGACGCGAATAATGGGTACAATCTCAACCTGACAAAGCAAGTGCTGACCGCTTTATCGGGCGTCGGGTTGTATTGGATCGAAGAAATGTTCCACGAGGACAATGAATTGTACAAAGACTTAAAATTGTGGCTGAAGGAACGGGATCAGAAGGTGCTGATCGCGGATGGAGAAGGGTATGCCTCCCCGCGCTTGGTCGATTGGGCCACGCAAGGGTACGTAGATGTGCTGCAATACGACATTATCCATCCGGGCTTTACCCATTGGCTGGAGCTCGGCGCCAAGCTGGATGAACATGGTTTGTTTACGGCGCCTCATTGCTATGGGAACGCCTACGGCATTTATGCAACGGGGCATCTATCGGCCGCCATCAGAGGGTTTCAGTTCGTGGAATGGGATGACATTACGATCCATGGGATGGACGCCAGCGCGTATTCCGTGAAAGAGGGGAAGTTTTACGTTCCGCCGAAAGCGGGATTCGGACTAGAATTCGACGACGATCTGTTTACCTATCAAGTCTCCCAAGGCGGATGGATTGTTGAATAGTTGCACCGGAAGGAATAATAGCAGTCGACCGCCCCGGCATGACCGATGAAGGGCATTTGCGTGAGCATCTATTTGCAAAAGGGAAGTGGCATGATTCTTATCAATATTCCATGTAACAGCTTGCGATCATTTTTCGTAAGCTGTTATTTTTTTGTGGGATTGACATGGTATAAGTTGCTATATAGACTTTAAATGAGTCAGATGTAAATCAGTTAAGGGGGTTGATTATTATCAGAAGTCTGATTATTCGAATGATATGCATTTCTCTTGCCGTTAGCGTGGGGATTACCTGGCATCCCGGGTCTACCGCAGCAGCCGACGCCAGCGCTATGACACCTCCTCAAGTGCCGAATGCAGGGTTTGAATCTATCGTAGAGGAATTTAACATTCCCGGATGGACCCAAGTTTTTGGCGATGGAATTGAAGATGTACATTACGAGCTCTCGAATGAGGATCCCTATGAAGGAGGGGCATCGTTACTTCTCGATGATAACAATTCTTCCGCTGGATTGGGTTTTGAAAGCGATCCATTTCCGGTGTCGCCCGGCATGTTCTACTTGGTATCCTCGATGATGAAGGTGGAGCGGGGTTCGGTCGGAATGTATATTCAACTTTATAACGAAGCCGGCGATAAAGTTGCCGAGAAAGGGATGTGGACAGCCGCAGTCAGCGGGGAATGGGTAAAGAGCGAAATAAGCGGCCTTGTGCCCGACGACGCAGCGACAGCGAAAGTCCTCGTGTACTCGTCGGCTTCCGGAAGAGCGAGGGGCTATATTGATTCAATACATGTAGAGCTTAAGCCTTGGGTTGAGAATGCCGGATTCGAAGGAGCGCAAACAGGGGCATCGATCCCGGGTTGGTCCCAAGTGTTCGGCACGGGGGAGAAAGATGTATATTACGAGGTTTCTTCAAGCAGCTACTATGAAGGGACCAAGAGTCTGCTCTTGGACGACAACAACGCTGCGGTTGGGCTTGGTTTTGAAAGCGCTGCGATCAAAGTCATTCCTTCCGTGAACTACTCATTATCGGTAATGACGAAAGTAGATCGCGGGGCGCTTGGTATTTATGCGCGTTATTATAATTCCTCGGGCGTCAAAATCGGAGAAACGGGCAAGTTTGTGTCGAACAATGCATGGGAGAATCAGTTGATCGGCTTCACGCCGCCTGTCGGCACAGAAGCTGTAAGGATTCTCATTTATTCTTCCGCTTCGGGCAGAGCCCGCGGCTTTGCCGATGCCGTTCAAATCGTCCGAACGACGCCTTCGATCGGGAATGAAGGCTTTGAGTCGGATGCGGTTCGAATGATTCCTTCGGACTGGACGCAGACGTATGGAGCGGGGGAACAGAACGTGTCGTTCGAATTATCCCAAGCGAATCCGTACGAAGGAGCAAGGAGCTTGCTTCTGGACGATAACAGCGCCACCTCGCTCCTGGGCTTCGAGAGCGCTCATTTTCCAGTGGAACCGGGTGTAAGCTACTCCGTCTCCGCCATGCAGAAGGTAGAGAGGGGATCCTTGGCGCTTTATGCACGCTTCTTCGATGAAACCGGCGCTATGATTGCAGAATCGGGTAACTGGATGGTGCCAACAGACGGACATTGGGCAAAAAGCGCCGTATCTGCAGTAGTCCCCGCCGGAGCGGTGACGGCTAATGTCTTGATTTATTCCTCCTCCACCGGAAGGGCCAGGGGATATTCCGACGCCGTGCGCGTGGAACTGAATCCGATCGGTACGTTCGAGAACATCGGAGCTGTCGTGGAAGGAATGATTAACGAAGACGCTGCGATCGGGGTTGAGGATGAACTCGCCGTTATCTACACCTTGTTCAAAGGAAGGGGCGAGGTGCCGGCCACGTTCGCCGTGATCGACGCTCTGACGCGGGAGGTGCTCCGATCCTTCCCATTGCCCGACGTTGAAGCCGCTTGGGGGGTGAAAATCGCTACGGACGGAAGAGTCTATATCGGGACGCATTACGACGGGGGATTATACCGGTATACGCCCGGCACGAAAGACTTTGAGTATTTGGGGCGCTTCGGGAATGAGACGCATGTTTTTTCGTTAGCAGCGGGAGCGGACGGGAAGATGTATGCGGGGACGTACCCGGGGGGGCGCTTGTTTGAGTATGATCCCGTCGAAGGGGTGATCCGCGATCTAGGGCAGCCGGACCCTGAACAGAGGTATGTCCGCTCGTTGGCTTACGACGCGAGTCGGGACGTCTTATATGTTGGGGTTGGAGGGACGAAGAGCCGCGTATTCAAAAGGAGTTCGGACGGTTCGATGGAAGAGCTGCTTGCGGGACGAATTCCTGGAGGAGGGGATACGTATACTTGGCCGTACGGAATATCCTTCGCCGCGGATCGCTTGTTCGTGAAGTTCTCGAATGGGGATCTCCTTATCCTTCGCGCCGAGGACGATGCAGTAGAATATTACGATCCTCAAGGCATGGATATCCATTCCGAAAGGGCGATCGAGGTTCCCGATCAACCGGGCCGCGCATTATTTTCCTATAACACCGATTATTATGTATACGATTCCGGAACCGTTTCTTTCGAAAAGGTGACGGGAGTGGAGGGCGGAACGAATTTCTGGGACGGGAAGTTCGTTGAATTGGGCAGTCCCGATTGGCCGGGGCTTACGTTTGTAGCCGCCGGAAGACACGGAAATATTGAATACTACAACGCTGCAACCGGAATCGCTCATGCAAAGCCTGCTTCATATAGCGCGCCAACCTTGATTCAAAGCATTCATAACGGTCCTGATGGAAAAATTTACGTGGCCGGGTATATGTCCGGGTTCACGGCATATGACCCTATTGTCGGAAGCCTCTCCGAGACGAATACACTGGGTCAAGTCGAATCGTCGGCGATACGCGACGGACATATGCTGTTGGGTGCCTACGCCGGGTCCCGAATTCTAGACTTCGATCCGACGTTGCCTTGGTCGGAATCCAATCCGACCCAGCTATTTGATCTAAGGCCGTACGCACAGGACCGTCCGTTCGCGATGCAGTATGCGGAGGACCGGGATCAACTGTTCGTCGGGAATGTGCCGGTTCCAAGCTCGCTGCAAGGCGCATTGGCCGTCTACGATTTTCAGTCCGACGAGCTGGAAGTCATGGGGAATTTGATTCCCAATCAGAGCATCGTATCGCTGCTCTATAAAGACGGGCTGCTGTATGGAGGCACGACCATTTTCGGAGGGCTTGGAACGAGCGGTCCGGCGGAGCAGGAAGGAAAGCTTTTCATTTATGACCCGGAAATCCGGGAAGTCGTGTTTCAAACGGTTCCCGTCCAGGGGCGCAAAGGAGTGACAGGTTTAAACGTCGGACCCGACGGATTGATTTGGGGAGTGGCGGAAGACCATATTTTTACGTTCGACTCTGCCTCGAGAAAGATTGTGTCGAGCATCGCCAAGCTGCGCCGGTATAAAGAAGGCGGCACGGTCTGGACCTATGGATTTTTGCAGCCAGGACTGGATGGAAACATGTATGGTACATCCCGAGGTCAATTTTTTATGGTGAAGCCGGAAACGATGGAGTTCATGCTGCTGAACGGGAACTATGGAAACTATTTGCAGCGCGATGATTATGGGTCGTTTTATTTTTCCGACAATAGCTCGGATCTTTGGAAATATACGCCGCCTTACGGTGAAAATATGATGGAGTTGCTTACTGCGTTAAAATCCGCAAGAAACAAGCTCCAAGCGACAACGACAGGCGAACAGATCGGGCAGGTGCCGATCGCGCCGAAGCAGGCGTTGCAGAACGCCTGGGATGCAGCGAACAACGTAAAGAGCGCCTTATATGACGACCCGCAGGCTATTCGTTCAGCTACGGACGCATTGAACGCGGCAATGGTTCAGTTCGACTTGGCGATTGTCACATTACGGGACGTAGCGCTTCATGCGGATAATACGGAAACGATTCGCGGAGAGAGCGTCACGCTATCCGTGTACGGTATCACAAGTTTAGAGACGCCGGCGGATGTAACGTTTTCCGAGATCGAGTACAAAACCGTCGATCCCATGGTTGTCGATGTTGCGCCGGACGGGACGGTTACCGGCAGAGCGGCAGGTACGGCTGCAGTATGGGCCGAGGCGGTGAGCCAAGGCGTCAAGTATACGACCTCACCTATAGAAATCCAGGTCGTTGTTAGCGCAGAGTCGATTCGGGCATGGATCGATATTTACGAAGGCGACGGGCAATTGAAACATGCCTTGGCGCAACAGCTCCGGGCAAACCTAGAGCAAGCTCTTCATCATAAAGAGATGGGGAATATGGAACAGTCTTATAAACATTTGGACGATCTCGTAAAGCATCTGAACAATCCGGAGAAGAACTCCGCCGTTGAAGAGGTCGCTAAAGCCACGTTAGAAGAGGACGTGGCGGCGCTTAAAGCAATTTGGTCAGAATAAACTTGATGTATTAACGAGGAAGGAAGCCGAGTTTGACGGCTTCCTTCTCTTGATTTTGCCTATTCTAATGAAATGCAATCGAATAGAAAGTTTCGACTTTATGAATATACATATTTAAAAAGTGTGCGAAATATTATATTGTATAACCAAGGGGCGCACATGATAACTGAAATTGGAGGCGTTTACATGAACGGTTGGATACAGGCGGGTACGGTAGAAGAGCTCCGGGAGCAGGGGCCCAAGTTGATCAAGGGTGGGATCGTAGTATTCTATCATGAGGATGAAGTGCATGCGCTCGACAACCGGTGCCCTCACCTAGGTTTTCCGCTTCACATGGGAAGCTTATGCAATGGAATTGTGACGTGCCATTGGCATCATGCGCGGTTCGACGTATGCAGCGGCGGAACGCTCGACCCCTGGGCGGACGATGTTCCGGTTCACGACTCGACCGTTCTTGAAGGTTTGATCTGGGTGAATCCTAACTCCCGGAATGGCAATCAAGTAAAAATGTATAAAGACCGCCTGCAGAACGGTCTAGAGCAAAATATCGGGCTCGTCATAGCCAAGGCCATCGTCGGATTACTGGAGGCCGGCGTTCCGGAAACGGAAATCGCCGCCATCGGAATCGAATTCGGGGTTAAGCAGCGCAGACAAGGGTGGGGATCCGGATTGACGATTCTGACCGCGATGGCGAACATATTGCCCAAACTAGATAAACAAGGCCGTATCCTTGCGTTGTTTCAAGGATTGCTGCATACGGCGCGCGACTCGGCCGGAAGCGGAACGCGCTTCTTGCTCGATCCGCTCCCTGATACAAGCGTCTCCGAAGAACGGTTGGCGACATGGTACCGCGATTGCATAGAGGTTCGGGATACGCGCGGCGCCGAACGGGTGCTTCTAACAGCCATGCAGAAGGGTGCGGATGAGAAGCGATTATTCTCTATGATGAGCATGGCGGCGACGGACCATTTCTACATTAACGGGGGCCACGCGCTGGATTTCCATAATAAAGCGTTCGAAAGCTTAAAACACGTCGGGCAAGAGCAACGTAAATATGTCCTCGCCTCGCTCGTTCCGATGTTCGGAGACGCCTCGCGCAGTGAAGAGCTTCACAGCTGGCAGTCTCCGGTCGATTTGGTTCAGCCCTTGAAAGAAGCCTTCGAGGAGCTATCTAGTATGGGAGTTTCTTCTGGAAAGAAAGTCGTCGACGACGAAGATCTGCTCCGAACGCTGCTCGGAGACGATCCGCTGCAGACGGTTCGCGTGTTGAAGGAAGCTTTACTCGGCGGTACTTCTCCGGTGCGCATCGCGCAAATTTCCGCATTGGCAGCGGCGGAACGGATCGTCCGCTTCCATACGCAAAACGATTTCGGAGATTGGATTTCGGTACTGCATACGTTTACTCATGCTCACGCCGTTCACGAGGGCTTGATCCGTTCCGCCGATCCATGGATGGTTCGCGGCATTTTCCATACGGCGGCTACGATTTACCTCGACCGGTTCTTGAACATCCCGCCTGCTCCGAGACCGTCTGCCATTAGCGCCGCGGAAGAAGTTCCGCATCCCGAGGAGCTGCTCGATATTCTCGACAAGCAGCAGCAGGTGGCGCCGGCGGCGGCGTGGGCGATCCGTTATTTGCGCGG is a genomic window of Paenibacillus antri containing:
- the rpmG gene encoding 50S ribosomal protein L33, with product MRVIVTLACTECGDRNYTTSKNKRTHPGRLEMRKYSPRLKKYTIHRETR
- the cntE gene encoding staphylopine family metallophore export MFS transporter CntE codes for the protein MKGALSWPFLRLYVLTLLYFSANAILNVMIPLKGESLGANNTAIGVIMGAYLFTTMFFRPSAGRWIQKYGPMKVLRTILLINAFALMLYSFTGLEGYFAARVLQGICTAFFSMALQLGIIDALPDKDRSQGISMYSLCSYLPGIFGPLLALGMWQNGGPYGFSLAMVAIAVGTGVVGFTAKMDGNKSEARAVPAGQVPMSVAKSFGELFKNPHLFRCSVLMLTASVVFGAVTTFVPLYAEQVKHGSAGVYLMIQAGVIVLSRFFLRKKIPSDGKWHSRYVMGVMLLLTLAAQSVSYSAAAGVAFFYAGATLMGVAQALLYPTLTTYLSFVLPQASRNVLIGLFIATADLGVSMGAILMGPIADLSSYSFMYTVCAILGVSVIGFAYMRNDM
- the cntC gene encoding staphylopine uptake ABC transporter permease subunit CntC → MALLRNVLRDRLASMSFSVLGAVMILGILAPVFAPHDPYEVHMELRYASASWEYWLGNDHLGRCILSRMIYGIRPSVLWVFAALVLSVGLGAALGFLAGYFKGTTDAVLMRICDVMLSFPGYVMTLALIGILGVGLENILIAFLILKWAWFTRIIRTSVMQHAEANYVTFAKIAGVSDAKIMLRHLVPVTLPDIAVIASSSFGTMVLQISGFSFLGLGIQAPNAEWGMMLNEARAVMFSKPEFMFVPGFAIIVVVCFTNFLSDALQVALDPKLMAAKRKPRGWFSVQVGKLERREGA
- the opp1B gene encoding nickel/cobalt ABC transporter permease; this encodes MSFYRFKRVLLSIPLFLAASFFTFILIHLSPMDPVEVVLHAQGVPKITAELIAQTKAELGMDRPFFVRYVSWFVSCLQLDFGNSYVTGKPVWSLLGPALLNTLKLTLVSLVAIIALSIGLGVASAWREGRFVDRSVRSASFVLTSMPTYWLGALMIWFFSVKLDLLPTSGMDSFNSYLLPVVLITVNYAGIYFRIVRSSVLSNMNEDYVLYCRACGLPEKTVMMHVIRNSLQVAVSVFCMAVPIILGSTVVVENLFAWPGLGTLSVNSILARDFPIIQAYVLVLAAAFVLFNTVSDILNAALDPKLRNDL
- the cntD gene encoding staphylopine uptake ABC transporter ATP-binding protein CntD, translating into MNILEIENLTVWERSTGKVIIPGNSFAVKQGSCLAIVGESGSGKSATCRAIMRLNKPGLVQAGDIYFKGENLAALPEKEMRKKRGKRLCMILQHGMRAFDPSCVVGVHLKETLAEHFDWSRSDIVENMKHAMETVMLKHPLDIMNSYPHQLSGGMLQRVMIALAIVLEPDVVIADEPTTALDTVSQFEVVEQFIRLRERLGNAMIFISHDLGVVRKLADEVLVMKGGSIVEQGTSEAIFRNARHEYTRYLVSTKLALQQHFQRLMGV
- a CDS encoding enolase C-terminal domain-like protein → MNLAGIDKDWVVEKIEFAKLHGERARSAGANARLGVHGKACEVSLVRITIDGKTAYGASHITKEQAEKWKGRNVRGFFGENGNILEPYRIGLEYPLLDWLGRRWNQPVYELVQGTSSPSPGGFAVPCYDTSLYFDDLHLTDDKDAVKLIQEEAKQGYAKGHRHFKIKVGRGGMHMPLTEGTRRDIAIVEGVREVAGPDGKLMIDANNGYNLNLTKQVLTALSGVGLYWIEEMFHEDNELYKDLKLWLKERDQKVLIADGEGYASPRLVDWATQGYVDVLQYDIIHPGFTHWLELGAKLDEHGLFTAPHCYGNAYGIYATGHLSAAIRGFQFVEWDDITIHGMDASAYSVKEGKFYVPPKAGFGLEFDDDLFTYQVSQGGWIVE
- a CDS encoding ABC transporter ATP-binding protein gives rise to the protein MLSVDRVSKWYRVGGLFSQERKQVLHDICFEWKPGECLAVIGESGSGKSTLGRLLLGIEKPDRGTVRFNGKSVSDRKTRIGNVSAVFQDYTSSMNPYYTVEKALLEPLSMQRRERSDMQRKIDSLLCQVGLNPSYRDKYPHELSGGEAQRVCIARAVAAEPSCIVFDEAVSSLDGSVQIQVLELLNDLKNSFGMGFIFITHDIEAAAYLCDRAMFLRSGRVEEIVSVKELKNVQSSYAKKLLQMMIT